In Erigeron canadensis isolate Cc75 chromosome 1, C_canadensis_v1, whole genome shotgun sequence, a single window of DNA contains:
- the LOC122601342 gene encoding AP-2 complex subunit alpha-1-like: MALSGMRGLSVFISDVRNCRNKEQERLRVDKELGNIRTRFKNEKGLTPYEKKKYVWKMLYIYMLGYDVDFGHMEAVSLISAPKYPEKQVGYIVTSCLLNENHDFLRLAINAVRNDIIGRNETFQCLALTLVGNIGGREFAESLAPDVQKLLLSSSCRPLVRKKAALCLLRLFRKNPDVVNVDGWSDRMAQLLDERDLGVLTSSMSLFVALVSNNHEAYWSCLPKCVKVMERLARNQDVPQEYTYYGIPSPWLQVKTMRALQYFPTVEDPSIRRALFEVLQRILMGTDVVKNVNKNNASHAVLFEALALVMHLDSEKEMMSQCVALLGKFIAVREPNIRYLGLENMTRMLMVTDVHEIIKRHQAQIITSLKDPDISIRRRSLDLLYGMCDVSNAKDIVEELLQYLATADFAMREELALKAAILAEKFAPDLSWYVDVILQLIDKAGDFVSDDIWFRVVQFVTNNEDLQPYAALKAREYLDKPAIHETMVKVSAYLLGEYSHLLARRPGCSPKEIFGIIHEKLPTVSTPTIPILLSTYAKILMHSQPPDPELQNQVWAVYSKYESCIDAEIQQRAVEYFALSRKGAALMDILAEMPKFPERQSSLIKKAEDTDADTAELSAIKLRTQQQSSNALVVTDQRPPNGAPQVSQLGMVMVPSTSNTDHNTAEQRSTQANGTLSGVDSQLPAQDMAPAGDILGDLLSPLAIEGPPGVSAQSDHNSVHGHDVAPGDDALALAPVGDQDPTVKPIVDIAERFDALCLKDSGVLYEDPYVQIGIKAEWRGHQGRFVLFLGNKNTAPLDSVQAVILPPSHLRSELSAVPDIIPPRAQVQCPLEVVNLRPSRDVAVLDFSYKFGAYLVNNRLRLPAVLNKFLQPIQVSAEEFFSQWRPLTPPLKLQEVVRGVRPMSLGEMANLLNSLRLMVCPGLDPNPSNLVASTTFYSESTRAMLCLVRIETDPADRTQLRMTVASGDPALTFELKEFIKEHLVNIPTTANPPAPVPQQPIASSDPGALLAGLL, translated from the exons ATGGCGTTATCAGGCATGCGAGGTTTATCTGTATTTATATCCGATGTACGTAATTGCCGGAATAAAGAACAGGAACGACTTCGTGTTGATAAAGAGCTTGGCAATATCCGTACTCGCttcaaaaatgaaaag GGTTTGACGCcatatgaaaagaagaaatatgTCTGGAAGATGCTCTACATATACATGCTAGGATATGATGTAGACTTCGGGCACATGGAAGCTGTTTCTTTAATATCTGCACCAAAATATCCAGAAAAGCAG GTTGGGTATATAGTGACATCTTGCTTGCTCAATGAGAATCACGATTTTTTAAGATTGGCAATTAATGCAGTCCGCAATGATATTATCGGGCGCAATGAGACTTTTCAGTGCTTGGCATTGACACTG GTTGGGAATATTGGTGGTAGAGAATTTGCTGAATCACTAGCACCTGATGTTCAGAAGCTGCTT CTATCAAGTAGTTGCAGACCACTTGTGAGAAAGAAAGCTGCATTATGTCTGCTACGGCTGTTCAGGAAAAATCCCGATGTTGTGAACGTAGATGGCTG GTCAGATCGGATGGCCCAGCTATTAGATGAACGAGATCTTGGTGTTTTAACATCTTCAATGAGTCTTTTTGTTGCTTTAGTATCCAATAACCATGAAGCTTATTGGAGTTGTCTTCCAAAGTGTGTTAAAGTTATGGAAAGACTTGCTAGAAATCAGGATGTACCCCAAGAATATACATATTATGGTATTCCTTCTCCTTGGCTTCAG GTGAAAACCATGAGGGCCCTTCAGTATTTCCCTACTGTTGAAGATCCTAGTATACGAAGAGCATTGTTTGAG gTTCTACAACGAATACTCATGGGAACAGATGTGGTGAAAAATGTAAATAAGAACAATGCTTCTCATGCTGTATTATTTGAAGCTCTTGCTCTT GTCATGCACCTTGACTCCGAGAAAGAGATGATGTCTCAATGTGTGGCACTGCTTGGAAAATTCATAGCTGTCCGCGAGCCGAATATTCGGTATCTGGGTCTG GAGAATATGACTCGTATGTTGATGGTTACCGATGTTCACGAGATTATCAAAAGACATCAAGCACAAATTATCACCTCATTGAAAGATCCTGATATCAG TATTCGGAGACGTTCTTTGGATCTGCTCTATGGCATGTGTGATGTTTCGAATGCCAAAGACATTGTTGAAGAATTATTGCAG TATCTTGCTACAGCAGATTTTGCAATGCGTGAAGAACTGGCTTTGAAAGCTGCTATTCTTGCTGAGAAATTTGCTCCTGATCTATCATG GTATGTGGATGTTATACTTCAGCTGATTGACAAAGCAGGAGATTTTGTCAGTGATGACATTTGGTTTCGGGTTGTGCAGTTTGTGACAAACAATGAGGACCTTCAG CCTTATGCAGCACTGAAAGCGAGGGAGTATCTTGATAAGCCAGCCATACATGAAACGATGGTGAAG GTTAGTGCTTACCTGCTTGGAGAATATAGCCACCTTTTGGCCAGACGACCTGGATGCAGTCCAAAAGAAATTTTTGGCATTATACATGAGAAACTTCCCACTGTATC GACACCAACAATCCCTATTCTTCTTTCAACATATGCAAAGATTTTGATGCATTCACAGCCACCAGACCCAGAATTGCAGAATCAAGTTTGGGCAGTTTACAGCAA ATATGAAAGTTGCATTGATGCTGAGATACAACAAAGAGCTGTAGAATATTTTGCGTTGAGTAGGAAAGGTGCAGCTCTGATGGACATATTAGCTGAAATGCCAAAATTCCCAGAACGACAG TCCTCGTTGATTAAAAAAGCCGAAGATACTGATGCTGATACAGCAGAGCTAAGTGCTATCAAGCTGCGTACGCAGCAGCAGTCGTCTAATGCTCTGGTGGTGACAGATCAGCGCCCTCCAAATGGAGCTCCACAAGTGAGCCAGCTGGGCATGGTTATGGTTCCTAGCACGAGCAACACG GATCATAATACTGCTGAACAACGGTCAACCCAGGCGAATGGAACTTTGAGTGGTGTTGATTCGCAGCTCCCTGCTCAGGATATGGCACCTGCTGGTGATATTCTAGGAGATTTGCTAAGTCCACTGGCTATTGAAGGTCCTCCGGGTGTATCTGCTCAATCAGACCACAATAGTGTTCATGGACATGATGTTGCTCCTGGTGATGATGCTTTAGCACTTGCACCTGTTGGAGACCAGGATCCTACCGTCAAG CCGATAGTAGATATTGCAGAAAGATTTGATGCCTTATGCCTTAAAGATAGTGGGGTGCTTTATGAAGATCCTTATGTTCAG ATTGGGATCAAAGCAGAATGGCGAGGACACCAAGGACGTTTTGTCCTTTTTTTGGGAAACAAGAATACTGCTCCACTTGATTCGGTACAGGCAGTAATACTACCTCCATCACATCTCAGGTCGGAGCTCTCGGCAGTACCAGATATTATACCTCCACGAGCACAG GTTCAATGTCCACTTGAAGTGGTAAATCTTCGTCCAAGTAGGGACGTTGCTGTTCTCGACTTCTCCTACAAGTTTGGAGCCTATTTG GTCAATAATCGACTTCGGCTTCCTGCAGTGTTGAATAAATTTCTTCAGCCAATTCAAGTATCCGCTGAGGAATTTTTCTCCCAGTGGAGACCACTAACACCTCCTTTGAAACTTCAGGAAGTG GTTAGAGGTGTGAGACCGATGTCATTGGGAGAAATGGCAAATTTGCTCAACAGTTTGAGGTTGATGGTTTGTCCTGGATTG gATCCTAATCCAAGTAATTTAGTTGCAAGCACGACCTTCTATTCTGAAAGTACACGAGCCATGCTATGCCTA GTTAGAATTGAAACTGATCCTGCTGACAGAACGCAGCTCCGCATGACAGTGGCATCAGGGGATCCAGCTCTAACATTCGA GCTGAAGGAATTCATCAAGGAACATTTAGTTAACATTCCTACAACTGCCAACCCTCCCGCACCTGTGCCTCAACAACCAATTGCATCATCAGACCCAGGGGCGTTGCTTGCTGGTTTGCTgtaa
- the LOC122600549 gene encoding DNA repair protein RAD5A isoform X1: MANKIPDELISTVRSIVGQDYSKMDVLRALHMAKNDPTAAINIIFDTPTFKKSQPPKPLKGLNHNPAVDKPRDSVPVPVRVSEPVDSVVSSSVKVNEPSVGRTVECNVEKGNDVVRSSKWWFVGCSEMMASSTCKGDKIKEGDRVDFTFPLNKSKVASVGGRGKPLNSCSEIVRFSTLASGEIGRIPNEWSRCLLPLVRDKKVEIEGFCKSTPGNLGLMDTIKLSVSVYINSSILHKSHQTSLKVPTSSNDETSIHTLPTLFRLLGLVPFKKAEFSPSDLNTKKRPLDVKDGSGVSARLINAGKNKNSPSNGSTAENEETISDNDLDNIVGVANGSELEEMEPPSALLCDLRPYQKQALHWMVHLEKRLSTDEAATTLHPCWDAYHLADKRNFVVYVNSFSGEATVDFPSTLQMARGGILADAMGLGKTIMTISLLLAHTEKGGALDKDSASQACTEGDEMLNGLDQSPSSLKKVPKFSGFDKFRKQKQSLIGGGNLIICPMTLIGQWKAEIETHGEPGALSIYVHYGQSRPKDAKILAHNDVVLTTYGVVASEFSSENAEERGGLFSVRWFRVVLDEAHTIKSSKSQISMAVATLVADRRWCLTGTPIQNSLEDIYSLLRFLRIEPWGSWAWWNKLIQKPFEAGDVRGLSLVQNILRPIMLRRTKFSTDKEGRPILVLPPAEMQVIYCEQTEAEKDFYDALFKRSKVKFDQFIEQGRVLHNYASILELLLRLRQCCDHPFLVMSRGDTQDFSDLGKLAKRFLKGGKDAIEEGKEAPSKAYIQEVVKELQKGEEGECPICLEAFEDAVLTPCAHRLCRECLLSSWRTPNSGLCPVCRNAVSKQELITAPTDSRFRVDVEKNWVESSKVSALLRELESLRPSGSKSIVFSQWTAFLDLLQIPLSRNNISFVRLDGTLNQQQREKVITQFSEESDIMVLLMSLKAGGVGINLTAASNAFVLDPWWNPAVEEQAVMRIHRIGQTKSVHIKRFIVKGTVEERMEAVQARKQRLISGALTDQEVRTARIEELKMLFT; the protein is encoded by the exons ATGGCAAACAAAATCCCCGACGAACTAATCTCAACCGTCCGATCAATCGTGGGCCAAGATTACTCCAAAATGGATGTACTCAGAGCCCTTCATATGGCCAAGAATGATCCAACTGCTGCAATTAACATAATTTTTGACACCCCAACTTTCAAAAAATCACAACCCCCAAAACCCTTAAAGGGTCTGAATCATAATCCAGCTGTCGATAAACCCCGTGATTCGGTTCCGGTTCCGGTCCGGGTTTCTGAACCGGTAGATAGTGTAGTTAGTAGTAGTGTAAAGGTCAATGAGCCAAGTGTTGGTAGGACAGTTGAGTGTAATGTGGAGAAAGGAAACGATGTCGTTAGGAGTAGTAAGTGGTGGTTTGTGGGTTGTTCTGAAATGATGGCGTCATCGACTTGTAAAGGTGATAAGATTAAGGAGGGTGATCGGGTTGATTTTACATTTCCTTTGAATAAATCGAAGGTAGCTAGTGTCGGTGGTCGTGGTAAGCCTTTGAATTCGTGTTCGGAGATTGTGAGGTTTTCTACATTAGCTTCTGGGGAG ATCGGTCGGATCCCAAACGAATGGTCACGATGTCTTTTGCCTCTTGTTAGAGATAAGAAGGTCGAGATAGAAGGTTTTTGCAAATCTACTCCTGGTAATCTGGGACTTATGGATACCATTAAGCTTTCTGTCAG TGTTTACATAAATAGTTCCATATTACACAAGAGCCATCAGACCTCTCTCAAGGTGCCAACTAGTTCCAATGATGAAACCTCCATCCACACCCTCCCAACCTTGTTCCGGTTACTTGGATTAGTTCCTTTCAaaaag GCAGAATTTTCACCTAGTGACTTAAATACAAAGAAGCGACCTTTGGATGTAAAG GATGGTTCTGGTGTTTCTGCTCGGTTAATCAATGCTggcaaaaataaaaactcacCTTCAAATGGAAGTACAGCTGAAAATGAGGAGACAATCTCAGATAATGATCTTGACAATATTGTTGGTGTTGCAAATGGTTCTGAGTTAGAg GAAATGGAACCTCCAAGTGCTCTTTTATGTGATCTTCGCCCTTATCAGAAGCAGGCACTTCATTGGATGGTTCATTTGGAGAAGAGACTATCCACTGATGAAGCTGCCACAACTCTTCATCCGTGCTGGGATGCTTATCACCTTGCAGACAA GAGAAATTTCGTAGTCTATGTGAACTCATTTTCAGGAGAAGCTACTGTAGATTTTCCCAGTACTCTACAAATGGCAAGAGGAGGA ATATTGGCAGATGCTATGGGGCTTGGAAAGACTATCATGACGATATCACTGCTCCTTGCTCACACAGAAAAAGGTGGAGCATTAGATAAAGACTCCGCCAGTCAGGCATGCACTGAAGGTGATGAAATGCTAAATGGCTTGGATCAGTCTCCATCATCTTTAAAAAAAGTACCCAAATTTTCTGgatttgataagtttagaaaGCAGAAACAGTCCCTCATTGGTGGCGGGAATCTGATCATATGTCCTATGACTCTTATAGGCCAATGGAAG GCAGAGATTGAAACTCATGGGGAGCCAGGGGCTTTGTCTATTTATGTCCACTATGGGCAAAGTCGCCCAAAAGATGCCAAAATATTAGCTCATAACGATGTTGTGCTTACCACCTATGGAGTTGTAGCCTCTGAATTTTCTTCTGAG AATGCTGAAGAACGTGGTGGGCTTTTTTCTGTGAGATGGTTTAGGGTGGTGCTTGATGAGGCACATACCATAAAATCTTCTAAAAGCCAGATTTCTATGGCTGTAGCTACCCTTGTTGCTGATCGTCGATGGTGTCTTACTGGTACCCCTATCCAA AACAGTTTGGAGGACATTTATAGTCTTCTTCGGTTCTTAAGAATTGAACCATGGGGAAGCTGGGCATG GTGGAACAAGCTAATTCAGAAACCTTTCGAGGCTGGTGATGTGAGGGGATTAAGCTTGGTTCAAAACATATTAAGGCCAATTATGCTAAGAAGAACCAAGTTCAGCACAGACAAGGAAGGCAG GCCTATATTAGTTCTCCCCCCTGCTGAGATGCAAGTAATATATTGCGAACAAACAGAGGCCgaaaaagatttttatgatGCTCTTTTTAAGAGATCTAAG GTAAAATTTGACCAATTTATCGAGCAAGGACGGGTTCTTCATAACTATGCTTCTATTTTAGAGTTACTTTTGCGACTTCGGCAATGCTGTGATCACCCTTTTCTTGTGATGAG TCGAGGTGATACGCAAGATTTTTCAGATTTAGGTAAATTGGCGAAACGTTTTCTTAAGGGTGGTAAAGACGCCATTGAAGAAGGAAAAGAAGCACCTTCTAAAGCTTATATACAGGAGGTTGTAAAAGAGTTGCAAAAGGGGGAAGAAGGAGAATGTCCTATATGCCTAGAAGCTTTTGAAGATGCAGTTTTGACACCATGTGCTCATCGATTATGCCGTGAATGTCTATTATCAAGTTGGAGAACCCCCAATTCGGGTCTTTGTCCTGTTTGTAG AAATGCGGTAAGCAAGCAGGAACTTATTACAGCACCAACTGACAGTCGGTTTCGTGTGGATGTTGAGAAAAACTGGGTGGAATCATCAAAAGTGTCTGCATTGTTACGTGAATTAGAAAGTCTTCGCCCATCGGGTTCTAAAAGTATTGTTTTTAGTCAGTGGACTGCCTTTTTGGATCTTTTACAGATTCCTCTTTCTAG AAACAATATTTCATTTGTTCGTCTGGATGGCACTTTAAACCAGCAGCAGCGCGAGAAAGTTATAACACAATTTTCAGAAGAAAGCGATATTATG GTTTTATTGATGTCATTGAAGGCCGGAGGAGTTGGAATTAACCTGACAGCAGCATCTAATGCATTTGTCTTG GATCCTTGGTGGAATCCTGCTGTCGAGGAACAAGCGGTCATGCGCATCCATAGGATTGGACAAACTAAAAGTGTTCATATTAAACGCTTTATTGTGAAG GGTACAGTCGAGGAAAGAATGGAGGCAGTACAAGCACGTAAACAACGGCTGATCTCTGGCGCCTTAACCGACCAGGAGGTCCGAACTGCAAGAATTGAGGAGCTTAAGATGCTATTCACTTGA
- the LOC122600549 gene encoding DNA repair protein RAD5A isoform X2: MANKIPDELISTVRSIVGQDYSKMDVLRALHMAKNDPTAAINIIFDTPTFKKSQPPKPLKGLNHNPAVDKPRDSVPVPVRVSEPVDSVVSSSVKVNEPSVGRTVECNVEKGNDVVRSSKWWFVGCSEMMASSTCKGDKIKEGDRVDFTFPLNKSKVASVGGRGKPLNSCSEIVRFSTLASGEIGRIPNEWSRCLLPLVRDKKVEIEGFCKSTPGNLGLMDTIKLSVSVYINSSILHKSHQTSLKVPTSSNDETSIHTLPTLFRLLGLVPFKKAEFSPSDLNTKKRPLDVKDGSGVSARLINAGKNKNSPSNGSTAENEETISDNDLDNIVGVANGSELEEMEPPSALLCDLRPYQKQALHWMVHLEKRLSTDEAATTLHPCWDAYHLADKRNFVVYVNSFSGEATVDFPSTLQMARGGILADAMGLGKTIMTISLLLAHTEKGGALDKDSASQACTEGDEMLNGLDQSPSSLKKVPKFSGFDKFRKQKQSLIGGGNLIICPMTLIGQWKAEIETHGEPGALSIYVHYGQSRPKDAKILAHNDVVLTTYGVVASEFSSENAEERGGLFSVRWFRVVLDEAHTIKSSKSQISMAVATLVADRRWCLTGTPIQNSLEDIYSLLRFLRIEPWGSWAWWNKLIQKPFEAGDVRGLSLVQNILRPIMLRRTKFSTDKEGRPILVLPPAEMQVIYCEQTEAEKDFYDALFKRSKVKFDQFIEQGRVLHNYASILELLLRLRQCCDHPFLVMSRGDTQDFSDLGKLAKRFLKGGKDAIEEGKEAPSKAYIQEVVKELQKGEEGECPICLEAFEDAVLTPCAHRLCRECLLSSWRTPNSGLCPV, from the exons ATGGCAAACAAAATCCCCGACGAACTAATCTCAACCGTCCGATCAATCGTGGGCCAAGATTACTCCAAAATGGATGTACTCAGAGCCCTTCATATGGCCAAGAATGATCCAACTGCTGCAATTAACATAATTTTTGACACCCCAACTTTCAAAAAATCACAACCCCCAAAACCCTTAAAGGGTCTGAATCATAATCCAGCTGTCGATAAACCCCGTGATTCGGTTCCGGTTCCGGTCCGGGTTTCTGAACCGGTAGATAGTGTAGTTAGTAGTAGTGTAAAGGTCAATGAGCCAAGTGTTGGTAGGACAGTTGAGTGTAATGTGGAGAAAGGAAACGATGTCGTTAGGAGTAGTAAGTGGTGGTTTGTGGGTTGTTCTGAAATGATGGCGTCATCGACTTGTAAAGGTGATAAGATTAAGGAGGGTGATCGGGTTGATTTTACATTTCCTTTGAATAAATCGAAGGTAGCTAGTGTCGGTGGTCGTGGTAAGCCTTTGAATTCGTGTTCGGAGATTGTGAGGTTTTCTACATTAGCTTCTGGGGAG ATCGGTCGGATCCCAAACGAATGGTCACGATGTCTTTTGCCTCTTGTTAGAGATAAGAAGGTCGAGATAGAAGGTTTTTGCAAATCTACTCCTGGTAATCTGGGACTTATGGATACCATTAAGCTTTCTGTCAG TGTTTACATAAATAGTTCCATATTACACAAGAGCCATCAGACCTCTCTCAAGGTGCCAACTAGTTCCAATGATGAAACCTCCATCCACACCCTCCCAACCTTGTTCCGGTTACTTGGATTAGTTCCTTTCAaaaag GCAGAATTTTCACCTAGTGACTTAAATACAAAGAAGCGACCTTTGGATGTAAAG GATGGTTCTGGTGTTTCTGCTCGGTTAATCAATGCTggcaaaaataaaaactcacCTTCAAATGGAAGTACAGCTGAAAATGAGGAGACAATCTCAGATAATGATCTTGACAATATTGTTGGTGTTGCAAATGGTTCTGAGTTAGAg GAAATGGAACCTCCAAGTGCTCTTTTATGTGATCTTCGCCCTTATCAGAAGCAGGCACTTCATTGGATGGTTCATTTGGAGAAGAGACTATCCACTGATGAAGCTGCCACAACTCTTCATCCGTGCTGGGATGCTTATCACCTTGCAGACAA GAGAAATTTCGTAGTCTATGTGAACTCATTTTCAGGAGAAGCTACTGTAGATTTTCCCAGTACTCTACAAATGGCAAGAGGAGGA ATATTGGCAGATGCTATGGGGCTTGGAAAGACTATCATGACGATATCACTGCTCCTTGCTCACACAGAAAAAGGTGGAGCATTAGATAAAGACTCCGCCAGTCAGGCATGCACTGAAGGTGATGAAATGCTAAATGGCTTGGATCAGTCTCCATCATCTTTAAAAAAAGTACCCAAATTTTCTGgatttgataagtttagaaaGCAGAAACAGTCCCTCATTGGTGGCGGGAATCTGATCATATGTCCTATGACTCTTATAGGCCAATGGAAG GCAGAGATTGAAACTCATGGGGAGCCAGGGGCTTTGTCTATTTATGTCCACTATGGGCAAAGTCGCCCAAAAGATGCCAAAATATTAGCTCATAACGATGTTGTGCTTACCACCTATGGAGTTGTAGCCTCTGAATTTTCTTCTGAG AATGCTGAAGAACGTGGTGGGCTTTTTTCTGTGAGATGGTTTAGGGTGGTGCTTGATGAGGCACATACCATAAAATCTTCTAAAAGCCAGATTTCTATGGCTGTAGCTACCCTTGTTGCTGATCGTCGATGGTGTCTTACTGGTACCCCTATCCAA AACAGTTTGGAGGACATTTATAGTCTTCTTCGGTTCTTAAGAATTGAACCATGGGGAAGCTGGGCATG GTGGAACAAGCTAATTCAGAAACCTTTCGAGGCTGGTGATGTGAGGGGATTAAGCTTGGTTCAAAACATATTAAGGCCAATTATGCTAAGAAGAACCAAGTTCAGCACAGACAAGGAAGGCAG GCCTATATTAGTTCTCCCCCCTGCTGAGATGCAAGTAATATATTGCGAACAAACAGAGGCCgaaaaagatttttatgatGCTCTTTTTAAGAGATCTAAG GTAAAATTTGACCAATTTATCGAGCAAGGACGGGTTCTTCATAACTATGCTTCTATTTTAGAGTTACTTTTGCGACTTCGGCAATGCTGTGATCACCCTTTTCTTGTGATGAG TCGAGGTGATACGCAAGATTTTTCAGATTTAGGTAAATTGGCGAAACGTTTTCTTAAGGGTGGTAAAGACGCCATTGAAGAAGGAAAAGAAGCACCTTCTAAAGCTTATATACAGGAGGTTGTAAAAGAGTTGCAAAAGGGGGAAGAAGGAGAATGTCCTATATGCCTAGAAGCTTTTGAAGATGCAGTTTTGACACCATGTGCTCATCGATTATGCCGTGAATGTCTATTATCAAGTTGGAGAACCCCCAATTCGGGTCTTTGTCCTGTTT AA